The Deltaproteobacteria bacterium genome window below encodes:
- a CDS encoding dipeptidase, with the protein MTLRILCGLALVVLGCDAGRGVAAPPATPSSVVAPPAAAAAAPPPTTAPAATPEPTAPTAPRELAPWITARAIIVDGHVDLPWRLSKGLDAAGRPTEDPSQRTAAGDFDWERAREGGLDAPFMSIYVASSFEGKGAKAEAERLIALVEGLAAAAPEKFALARSPTDVRSNAAMGLVSLPMGMENGAPLEHELANVKHFRERGISYITLTHAKDNHVADSSTDARHTNGGLSAFGKQVVDEMNAVGIMIDVSHVSDDTFWQVVERSRVPVIASHSSCRHFTPGFARNMTDDMIVALAKQGGVVMINFGSGFLDAEVRRGRERHEAAVRKLLRKSKLREDDPRAASIRAAYEAEHPQVRASVEHVADHIEHVIGLVGIDHVGLGSDFDGVGDSLPEGLRDVSQYPNLVRVLLERGHDRAAVEKLLGGNLLRVWDAVLRHAQHRPAPRQSPARSGPRG; encoded by the coding sequence ATGACGTTGCGCATCCTGTGTGGGCTCGCCCTCGTGGTGCTCGGTTGCGACGCCGGGCGAGGCGTCGCTGCCCCGCCGGCGACGCCGTCGAGCGTGGTCGCACCGCCGGCCGCCGCCGCCGCCGCGCCGCCGCCGACGACGGCGCCCGCTGCCACGCCCGAGCCCACGGCACCGACCGCCCCCCGCGAGCTGGCGCCGTGGATCACGGCCCGCGCAATCATCGTCGACGGCCACGTCGATCTGCCGTGGCGGTTGAGCAAGGGCCTCGACGCCGCAGGGCGACCCACCGAGGACCCGTCGCAGCGCACCGCGGCCGGTGACTTCGACTGGGAGCGCGCGCGCGAAGGCGGGCTCGATGCGCCGTTCATGTCGATCTACGTGGCGTCGAGCTTCGAGGGCAAGGGCGCCAAGGCCGAGGCCGAGCGGCTCATCGCGTTGGTCGAGGGGCTGGCCGCCGCGGCGCCCGAGAAGTTCGCGCTGGCGCGCAGCCCCACCGATGTGCGCAGCAATGCGGCCATGGGCCTGGTCTCGCTGCCGATGGGCATGGAGAACGGTGCGCCGCTCGAGCACGAGCTCGCCAATGTGAAGCACTTCCGCGAGCGCGGCATCAGCTACATCACACTCACCCACGCCAAGGACAACCACGTCGCCGACTCCTCGACCGACGCGCGCCACACCAACGGCGGCCTGTCGGCGTTCGGCAAGCAGGTCGTCGACGAGATGAACGCGGTCGGCATCATGATCGACGTCTCACACGTCTCCGACGACACCTTCTGGCAGGTCGTCGAGCGCAGCCGTGTGCCCGTCATCGCCAGCCACTCGTCGTGCCGGCACTTCACCCCGGGCTTCGCGCGGAACATGACCGACGACATGATCGTCGCGCTCGCGAAGCAGGGCGGCGTCGTGATGATCAACTTCGGCTCGGGCTTCCTCGACGCCGAGGTCCGCCGCGGTCGCGAGCGCCACGAGGCGGCCGTGCGCAAGCTGCTGCGCAAGTCCAAGCTCCGCGAGGACGATCCGCGTGCGGCCTCGATCCGCGCCGCCTACGAGGCCGAGCACCCGCAGGTTCGCGCGAGCGTGGAGCACGTCGCCGATCACATCGAGCACGTGATCGGCCTGGTCGGCATCGACCACGTCGGGCTCGGCTCCGACTTCGACGGCGTGGGCGACAGCCTGCCCGAGGGCCTGCGTGACGTGTCGCAGTACCCGAACCTGGTGCGGGTGCTGCTCGAGCGCGGTCACGACCGCGCCGCCGTCGAGAAGCTGCTGGGCGGCAACCTGCTGCGGGTGTGGGACGCGGTGCTGCGGCACGCGCAGCACCGGCCGGCCCCGCGCCAGTCCCCCGCTAGAAGCGGCCCACGAGGCTGA